DNA sequence from the Novipirellula aureliae genome:
ACGGCGGCGCCGGTTTTGGCGATGGCCATCGATGGGCTTGACGTCATCAGCGTCGTTCGCGAAATGCTGGGAGCGACCAACGGCTTGAAAGCGGCAGCTGGCACGATTCGTGGCGACTACAGCAGCAGTCGTCAAATGAATCTGGTTCACGCGAGTGATGGTTTGGAAGCAGCCGAGCGAGAGCTGAAGCTCTATTTTTCGGAAGATGAGCTTTGCGATTACGAGACGCCCATGCTGCCATTCATGCGTGCGGGTGATGAGTAACCCCAGCAGCAGTGGCTAAGAAGGGGAAAGCGATCACGACATCGACGGTTCGCTAGCGGCGTTCTATTTCTTCTTCCGCTCGCGCCGCTTTGA
Encoded proteins:
- the ndk gene encoding nucleoside-diphosphate kinase, whose amino-acid sequence is MSQNLQRTLVLLKPDCVQRRLMGEIISRFEAKGLQIVAMKMMRITPELSQKHYAEHVEKPFYKGLEDFITAAPVLAMAIDGLDVISVVREMLGATNGLKAAAGTIRGDYSSSRQMNLVHASDGLEAAERELKLYFSEDELCDYETPMLPFMRAGDE